The stretch of DNA AGCCAGGGTTTGGAATCACCCTCGAACTGGGTGAGGGTGTGCAGTTCGGCAAAGACGTCCAGCCGGAGCAGGGAGGCCTCGTCGATGATGAGCAGCGGTTGCTGTTTTTTGGTACTGACCAGGGCCTGTATCTGCTGGCGGATGAGCCTGGTGAGGACCGCCCTGGAAGACGAGACGGTGTTGATGTCGAGTTCTGCCAGCAGTTGGCGATAGACCTCGAGGATGGAGCCGGCGGTGGCGGTGATCCACAGGGTTTTATATCGGGAGGGGTGAAGCTGTCCGGCCGCCCAGCGCAGGGAGGTGGACTTGCCGGCGCCGACCTCGCCGGTGACCAGGGCGATGCCGCCGATGCGGATGACGTACTCCACCCTTTGGCCGATGGCGAGGAGTTCGTCGGTTTGGAGGATGGCGCTGGTTTCCAGATCGGCGCTGAACGGTTCCCTGGTCAAGCCGAAGAAGGGTCTGTAGCTCATGGTTGGCCCTCCCCGAAGGGCAGCATCCCCTGTTCCGGTTTGTCTCTCTGCACCGTGGTGTTGACCGTGAGATCGAGCGGCAGGAGAAGGCCATGGGAGCGGCCCTGATGGACGATCTCCACCCGCTCGGGCTTGTGCTCGTGATAGAGGAGACTGAGCTGCTCGCCGATGAACCGGGTGGGTGCTTCGTAGAGGCGGCCGTCAATGGAGACGGTCCGGTCCTTGGTCACCCTTCGCCGCACCTCTTTGCGAAAGTGGTCCTCGAGGTCGACCGGTGGTGTCCTGATGAGTTCGACGTGCGTGGTGAATCGGTTGAAGGGCGCCTGGCCGGTGCTGGAATGGGGCCGTTGATGATACTGTTCGCTGACCCACAGGTCCAGGGTCTCATTCAGCTCCTCCAGGGTGTCCCCCTGGAAGCCGGAGAGCAACTGTGCACGGACCGTGCGGAAGAAGCGTTCGATCTTGCCCCTGCCCTGGGGCGTATACGGCGGGGTATGGATCAGGGCGATGCCCAGTGAGGCGCAGACCCGCTCCAGGTGACGGGAGCGGAAGGCGGCGCCATTGTCGACATAGAGCTTGCGGGGAATGCCCCTGGCCAAAAGGGCCTGGCGGAAGGCATCCAGCCAGGAGTCCAGCCGCTCGGACAGATAAAACTCGGCGTGGGGCAGCAAGCGGGAGTGGTCGTCGAGAAAGGCGACCAGGTAGGTCTTGCGCCGTTTTCCGCCGGCCAGCACCCTGGGGCCGTGCATGACGTCGGACTGCCAGATGTCGTTGGGATACTCGGCCTCATAGCGGCGGCGGTCCGTCTTCACCTCAGTCTTCCTGAGCGAAATCCCCTCCTGCTTGAGGATGCGGTACGCGGTTGCCAACGAGGGCTTCTGCCCCGGAAGACAGAGGTTTCTCTTGCTCAACTCCTCGATCAGCCTGGCGACCGGCAGCCCGGGCAACTCCTTGCGCAGCTTGACCAGGGAAAGAATGGTTTCCTCATCGACCCGCCTGCTTCTGCCCCGGTCGGATCGCGGCGTGGGAGAGAGGGCGACCAGCTGCCGGCCGGAGTTTTCGTACAGCCGAACCCATCGCCTTATGGTGGATGCGGAAATCCTGGTGCGGCCGGAGGCGGGAATATGCCATCGTTGGTCACTCTTCTCGCGGATTCGTTCGGCCAGTGCTCCGGGGTCAAGACGTGTGCAGACCAGTTCGCTGATGACCCCGAATCGGAACAGGGCCACCTCCTCTCGCTCTTTCTCGTGCATGGATACCTCCGTGGTTGCGTGGGCTGGAACGAGAATGTTCCAGCGTCCTCCTGCTACCATCGACGGCTCCATTCGGGCAGGGCTACAACACGGTAGGGTGGTTAGCGCACGATTCGATTCTCCTTTTTGCCGGCTGCGGTGACCGGGATGATGTTGCTTCTGATCAGGCGGCGGAAATTATCCAGACTGCAACCACCGTGGCTGCAGCCAAAGAACGCAAGCAGCAGGCGGCGCATCCGTCTCCACCACTGACGCTGTCGGCCACGGGGCAGGTCGGGACGCCAACGCCCGTGACGCCTGCGGGCGGTGATCGCGAGCAGAACCTCGAGCATGGATGAACGAATTTGGCGAAAAAAACCGCAGGGACGGAGACGGACAATGCAGCAGCAGTGGGGG from Candidatus Cloacimonadota bacterium encodes:
- a CDS encoding AAA family ATPase — protein: MSYRPFFGLTREPFSADLETSAILQTDELLAIGQRVEYVIRIGGIALVTGEVGAGKSTSLRWAAGQLHPSRYKTLWITATAGSILEVYRQLLAELDINTVSSSRAVLTRLIRQQIQALVSTKKQQPLLIIDEASLLRLDVFAELHTLTQFEGDSKPWLPVILAGQNNLADNLLYRTAIPLASRVVARAHLKAVNRERMELYVNHHLALAGLKNSPFDEQALTAVHQGSGGLFRKANHLARGALIAAAAEKSQHVTADHVRTADSELL
- a CDS encoding IS481 family transposase; protein product: MHEKEREEVALFRFGVISELVCTRLDPGALAERIREKSDQRWHIPASGRTRISASTIRRWVRLYENSGRQLVALSPTPRSDRGRSRRVDEETILSLVKLRKELPGLPVARLIEELSKRNLCLPGQKPSLATAYRILKQEGISLRKTEVKTDRRRYEAEYPNDIWQSDVMHGPRVLAGGKRRKTYLVAFLDDHSRLLPHAEFYLSERLDSWLDAFRQALLARGIPRKLYVDNGAAFRSRHLERVCASLGIALIHTPPYTPQGRGKIERFFRTVRAQLLSGFQGDTLEELNETLDLWVSEQYHQRPHSSTGQAPFNRFTTHVELIRTPPVDLEDHFRKEVRRRVTKDRTVSIDGRLYEAPTRFIGEQLSLLYHEHKPERVEIVHQGRSHGLLLPLDLTVNTTVQRDKPEQGMLPFGEGQP